CTTTAGGTTCGTCGGTTACTGGCCTTGACATTACTTGTCAGAATCAGATTCCACAGGGCAAAGGTTTGGGATCTTCCGCGGCTGCAATTGTTGCCGGACTGGCTTTAGCTCAAGCACTGATTTTCGATGGCAATGTGGATCTCGACTGGGTTTTCACCCAGACAGCAATTCGTGAAGGGCATCCCGATAATGCCGCAGCCTGTGTTTACGGCGGGTTGACTATTGCCTGGACGGGACAGATTCCACAGAGTCGCAAGCTTGATGTGATACCTGAAGTTCAAGCAGTAGTAGGAATTCCAAATTCCGAACTACTAACCGAGAAGGCACGAAATCTACTTCCAGATAATGTTCCACACAACGACGCTGCTTTCAACGTTGCCCGAAGTGCCTTGTTGATTGTTGGCCTGACCCAAGATCCATCGGTTTTGCTTGAAGCTACTGACGACCGACTGCACCAGTCGTATCGGACGGATGCTTATCCTCAAACTATTTCCGCCGTATCTGCGCTGAAGTCTGCTGGAGTTGCTGCCTGTGTTAGTGGAGCAGGTCCAGCTGTACTAGCGTTTGCAAGCGTCGAGCAAGTTGCGGATGCGCACAAAATTCTTGGGGGACTGGGATTCACCAGCCAAAAGTTGGAAA
The Actinomycetota bacterium genome window above contains:
- a CDS encoding homoserine kinase encodes the protein MLARARVSVPATSANLGPGFDSLGIALELRDVVTAEVVANPGVRVTVTGEGLQKLPTDESHLVAKVLLEALDALGSSVTGLDITCQNQIPQGKGLGSSAAAIVAGLALAQALIFDGNVDLDWVFTQTAIREGHPDNAAACVYGGLTIAWTGQIPQSRKLDVIPEVQAVVGIPNSELLTEKARNLLPDNVPHNDAAFNVARSALLIVGLTQDPSVLLEATDDRLHQSYRTDAYPQTISAVSALKSAGVAACVSGAGPAVLAFASVEQVADAHKILGGLGFTSQKLEIAHSGLLVD